Proteins encoded within one genomic window of Formosa agariphila KMM 3901:
- a CDS encoding glycosyltransferase, with protein sequence MVALDILFYSFVAIVFIQLFYYLVFLRTFAFLKPTQPQKTEIPVSIIVCAKNEEENLKQFLPSVLNQDYPNFEVVLINDASHDETLSVFEHFSEQYNNIRIVDVKNTEAFWANKKYALTLGIKAAKHNHLVFTDADCRPTSTTWISEIAAHFNHEKSIVLGYGGYAKIKNSFLNMLIRFETVLTASQYFSYAKLGLPYMGVGRNLAYTKTLFFEANGFINHMNVRSGDDDLFVNQMASSKNTALSISPESFTESVPKKTFGAWVKQKRRHVSTVSYYKKSHKFLLGLFYVSQILFWILGIVLLSLLFRWEIVIGLFTLRILIQWIVMGKSAKKLNESDLVFIIPFLEIFVILTQLAIFISNKISKPQTWK encoded by the coding sequence ATGGTTGCACTCGACATTCTATTCTACAGCTTTGTAGCAATTGTCTTTATTCAGTTATTTTATTATTTAGTTTTTCTTAGAACATTCGCGTTTTTAAAACCAACTCAACCTCAAAAAACAGAAATTCCTGTATCTATTATTGTCTGTGCTAAAAATGAAGAAGAGAATTTAAAACAATTCTTACCTTCTGTTTTAAATCAAGACTACCCAAATTTTGAAGTCGTTTTAATAAACGATGCATCTCACGATGAAACCTTAAGTGTTTTCGAACATTTTTCGGAGCAATATAACAACATTAGAATTGTTGATGTAAAAAACACAGAAGCCTTTTGGGCCAATAAAAAATACGCCTTAACTCTAGGAATTAAAGCTGCTAAACACAATCACCTAGTATTTACAGATGCAGATTGCAGGCCAACTTCTACCACTTGGATTTCTGAAATAGCAGCACATTTCAACCATGAAAAATCTATAGTTTTAGGTTACGGTGGATATGCTAAAATTAAAAATTCATTTTTAAACATGTTAATCCGTTTTGAAACGGTTTTAACAGCTTCTCAATACTTTTCTTATGCTAAATTAGGTTTACCTTACATGGGTGTTGGTCGTAATTTAGCTTATACCAAAACTTTGTTTTTTGAAGCAAACGGGTTTATAAATCATATGAATGTGCGATCTGGAGACGACGATTTATTTGTAAACCAGATGGCGAGCAGTAAAAACACGGCATTAAGTATTTCTCCTGAAAGTTTTACAGAATCTGTTCCTAAAAAAACATTTGGAGCTTGGGTTAAACAAAAACGAAGACATGTTTCTACCGTGTCTTACTATAAAAAGAGTCACAAATTTTTATTAGGTCTCTTTTATGTTTCTCAAATTCTATTTTGGATATTAGGAATCGTTTTATTGTCGCTTTTATTTAGATGGGAAATTGTTATTGGCTTATTTACTTTACGTATTTTAATACAATGGATTGTAATGGGTAAAAGTGCAAAAAAGCTAAATGAATCTGATTTAGTGTTTATAATCCCTTTTTTAGAAATTTTCGTTATTCTAACACAATTGGCTATATTTATATCAAATAAGATATCAAAACCCCAAACTTGGAAATAG
- the lipA gene encoding lipoyl synthase: MNSETASNILPDRLPKPKWLRVKLPTGKKYTELRSLVDKYSLNTICTSGSCPNMGECWGEGTATFMILGNVCTRSCGFCGVKTGRPETVDWDEPEKVARSIKLMKINHAVLTSVDRDDLKDMGSIMWAETVKAVRRMNPETTLETLIPDFQGVEQHIDRIIDVAPEVVSHNIETVRRLTRDVRIQAKYDRSLGVLKYLKAQGQRRTKSGIMLGLGEKREEVIETLHDLRANDVDVVTIGQYLQPSKKHLPVKQFITPDQFAEYREIGLDLGFRHVESSSLVRSSYKAQKHIN; the protein is encoded by the coding sequence ATGAATTCTGAAACTGCTTCAAACATTCTTCCGGATCGTCTTCCAAAACCAAAATGGTTACGTGTAAAATTACCAACAGGTAAAAAGTATACCGAACTAAGAAGTCTTGTAGATAAATATAGTTTAAATACCATTTGTACTTCTGGTAGTTGCCCAAATATGGGTGAATGTTGGGGTGAAGGTACTGCAACATTTATGATTTTAGGAAATGTATGTACGAGATCTTGTGGTTTTTGCGGTGTTAAAACAGGTCGACCTGAGACTGTAGATTGGGATGAACCAGAAAAAGTAGCACGATCTATTAAATTAATGAAAATTAATCATGCCGTGCTTACTAGTGTAGATCGAGACGATTTAAAAGATATGGGAAGCATAATGTGGGCAGAAACCGTGAAAGCTGTTAGACGTATGAATCCAGAAACTACTCTAGAAACTCTTATTCCAGATTTTCAAGGTGTAGAACAACATATTGATCGTATTATAGATGTAGCCCCAGAAGTTGTATCTCATAATATTGAAACAGTAAGACGTTTAACTCGTGATGTTAGAATTCAAGCCAAATACGATCGTAGTTTAGGTGTTTTAAAATACTTAAAAGCTCAAGGACAACGCAGAACAAAATCTGGTATTATGCTAGGTCTTGGTGAAAAACGTGAAGAAGTAATAGAAACATTACACGATTTAAGAGCTAATGATGTTGATGTTGTTACTATAGGTCAATACTTACAACCTAGTAAAAAACATTTGCCAGTAAAACAGTTTATTACACCGGATCAATTTGCAGAATATAGAGAAATTGGACTAGACTTAGGATTTAGACACGTAGAAAGTAGCTCTTTAGTACGTTCTTCTTACAAAGCTCAGAAACACATTAACTAA
- a CDS encoding zinc ribbon domain-containing protein, which translates to MAKSKEVTVEERLRALYDLQLIDSRIDEIRNVRGELPLEVRDLEDEVAGLQTRLEKLDASLDVLDEEIKSKKNIIEEANSLIKKYNTQLKNISNNREYNSLTKEVEFQELEIELAEKHINEFKVQIEQKKEIIAQTKERSKERQAHLKHKKGELDAILSETEKEESALIAKSDEYKTLIEERLVKAYTRIRTNVKNGLAVVAVERGASGGSFFTIPPQIIMEIASRKKIITDEHSGRILVDEALATEQKEKMEKLFAKF; encoded by the coding sequence ATGGCAAAAAGTAAAGAAGTAACTGTAGAAGAACGTTTAAGAGCTTTATACGATTTACAACTTATCGATTCTAGAATCGATGAAATTAGAAACGTTCGAGGAGAACTACCTTTAGAGGTGCGTGATTTAGAAGATGAAGTTGCTGGACTACAGACAAGACTTGAGAAATTAGACGCAAGTCTAGACGTTTTAGATGAAGAAATTAAGTCTAAAAAGAATATAATTGAAGAAGCTAATTCTTTAATTAAAAAATATAATACCCAGTTAAAAAACATTAGTAATAACAGAGAGTATAACTCGCTTACTAAAGAAGTTGAATTCCAAGAATTAGAAATTGAATTGGCTGAAAAGCACATCAATGAATTCAAGGTTCAAATCGAACAAAAGAAAGAAATCATCGCTCAGACTAAAGAACGTTCTAAAGAACGTCAAGCGCATTTAAAGCACAAAAAAGGTGAATTAGATGCTATTTTATCTGAAACAGAGAAAGAAGAATCTGCATTAATTGCAAAATCTGACGAATACAAAACATTAATCGAGGAGCGCTTAGTAAAAGCTTATACAAGAATTCGTACTAATGTTAAAAATGGTTTAGCAGTTGTAGCCGTAGAAAGAGGTGCTTCTGGAGGATCTTTCTTTACTATTCCACCACAAATTATTATGGAAATTGCGTCTCGTAAAAAAATCATTACAGATGAGCATAGTGGTAGAATCTTAGTTGATGAAGCTTTAGCAACAGAACAAAAGGAAAAAATGGAAAAGCTTTTCGCTAAGTTTTAA
- the lpxK gene encoding tetraacyldisaccharide 4'-kinase, with translation MKLLRYIFFPIVPIYYGVTWLRNKLFDLGVLESTSYDFPVICVGNLSVGGTGKTPMIEYLIRTLKNDYKLATLSRGYKRKSEGFQVGKSGVTADVLGDEPFQFYSKYASEITVAVDADRGAGILKLRELEPKPNVILLDDAFQHRKVKAGFNIMLTTYFNLFTDDYVLPTGDLREPKSGAKRADIIVVTKCPTSLKTEAKTYIVTRISPEPNQKVFFSTIKYAEFVVSKSDKKPLVQLPKFTLITGIANPKPLVDYLLNMGLDFEHLNFKDHHDFTTDELETFKVKSLIITTEKDFMRLNQFAFLEDTLYYLGIEIELDNPLDFNASIQNFITSY, from the coding sequence ATGAAATTATTACGTTACATATTCTTTCCCATTGTTCCCATTTATTATGGTGTAACATGGTTGCGAAATAAATTATTTGATTTAGGTGTTTTAGAATCAACCTCGTACGATTTTCCTGTAATTTGTGTAGGAAATTTAAGTGTTGGTGGTACGGGTAAAACGCCTATGATTGAGTATTTAATACGGACTTTAAAAAATGATTATAAACTGGCTACATTAAGTAGAGGTTATAAGCGTAAGAGTGAAGGATTTCAAGTTGGGAAATCTGGGGTAACGGCAGATGTTCTTGGAGATGAACCTTTTCAGTTTTACTCTAAGTATGCTTCAGAAATTACCGTTGCTGTAGATGCCGATAGGGGAGCTGGTATTCTTAAACTACGCGAATTAGAACCGAAACCAAATGTAATTTTATTAGATGATGCTTTTCAACATAGAAAAGTAAAAGCAGGTTTTAATATAATGCTTACCACGTATTTTAATTTGTTTACCGACGATTATGTGCTCCCTACAGGTGATTTAAGAGAGCCTAAAAGCGGAGCAAAGCGTGCAGATATAATTGTAGTAACAAAGTGTCCAACATCTCTTAAAACTGAAGCGAAGACCTATATCGTAACACGTATATCTCCAGAACCAAATCAGAAGGTGTTTTTTAGTACTATAAAGTATGCTGAATTTGTGGTTTCAAAATCTGATAAAAAACCATTAGTACAACTTCCAAAGTTTACGTTAATTACCGGAATCGCAAATCCTAAACCTTTAGTCGATTATTTATTAAATATGGGTTTAGATTTTGAACATTTAAACTTTAAAGATCATCACGATTTTACTACAGATGAATTAGAAACCTTTAAAGTGAAATCACTTATTATTACAACAGAAAAAGATTTTATGCGACTTAATCAGTTTGCATTTTTGGAGGATACATTATACTATTTAGGTATCGAAATTGAACTAGATAATCCTCTTGATTTTAATGCCTCAATACAAAATTTTATAACATCTTATTAA
- a CDS encoding ATP-binding protein, producing MLNIKHYIWVIFLLITIGINAQDTVHSDPETIQNTIDFRITQAQYDIDNNNYYPAKKKLEEALNLAQSIDNKKSIGLIYSKLGKLEFIIEEPTEAIKTLTKAIEVQRFAKDNINIAETYKTLGNVFMYLEDYEQALTYYKASLSLFEQENLSEFEAEVLLNEGKTYMALKQYRKARERIDKSLALAQRFDLTKIKSSALIHQAKVYYFLNDDESALKLGNQGLLLAESNNYTDVLNNGYLILSELNEKLGNYKLSTQYLKNHITLSQSLLEQKRKNLTPEKKAKFILDSQTEFQKEKEADLEKLKIEKGYSKLATILSIALITILSLLTLSLYKNNNIRLKTNNMLHKKNGELILAKEKAELASKTKANFLSTVTHELRTPLYAVTGLTTMLLDENPKPDQIQHLKSLQFSGDYLLNFINDILQINKIEANKVDIEYEIFDLKKKISDVVSALNNSALDNGVTIHFEYDEALPINFKADQIKLSQILINLIGNSIKFTNDGDIWVRAIKVNNIKDIYTIKFEIEDNGIGISEEKQKHMFESFSQGSIQINRKYGGTGLGLSIVKGLIDILNGKIYLRSELGKGTCFYFEIPLKHTTEQVAPKKNKDYFKNITELEMSNIKILVVEDNKINQMITKKILTKMNLNCEVVDNGEEAVDLVKNNHYDVVLMDIHMPGISGIEATKIIRTFDRDLNIFALTAVTIEDKMQEFDEAGFNDIISKPFKQEDFEKKLYKAVIGNTDELT from the coding sequence ATGCTTAACATCAAACATTACATTTGGGTAATCTTTTTGCTAATTACTATCGGCATAAATGCGCAGGATACTGTACATAGCGACCCAGAAACCATTCAAAATACTATAGATTTTCGTATTACCCAAGCGCAATACGATATCGATAATAACAACTACTATCCTGCAAAGAAAAAACTAGAAGAAGCTTTAAATCTTGCTCAAAGTATAGATAATAAGAAAAGTATTGGTCTTATATATTCTAAACTGGGTAAATTAGAGTTTATTATTGAGGAGCCTACAGAAGCCATAAAAACACTTACTAAAGCTATAGAAGTACAACGTTTTGCTAAGGATAATATAAACATAGCCGAAACCTACAAGACGCTTGGAAACGTTTTTATGTATCTAGAAGATTACGAACAAGCGCTTACGTATTACAAGGCCTCACTATCACTTTTTGAACAGGAAAATTTAAGTGAATTTGAAGCTGAGGTACTTTTAAACGAAGGAAAAACATACATGGCGTTAAAGCAATATAGAAAAGCAAGAGAACGCATTGATAAGTCTTTAGCATTAGCCCAACGTTTCGATTTAACAAAAATTAAAAGCAGTGCCTTAATTCATCAAGCTAAAGTTTACTATTTCTTAAACGATGACGAAAGTGCATTAAAACTAGGAAATCAGGGATTACTCCTTGCCGAAAGTAACAATTACACAGACGTTTTAAATAATGGTTATTTAATTTTAAGTGAACTAAACGAAAAATTAGGAAACTATAAATTATCGACACAGTATTTAAAAAATCACATCACGTTATCTCAATCTTTATTAGAGCAAAAACGTAAAAATTTAACCCCAGAAAAGAAAGCTAAATTTATTTTAGATAGTCAAACAGAGTTTCAAAAAGAAAAAGAAGCCGATTTAGAAAAACTTAAAATAGAAAAAGGATACAGCAAATTAGCTACCATTTTAAGTATTGCATTAATTACTATCCTTTCGCTTTTAACATTATCGCTATACAAAAACAACAACATTAGGCTGAAAACCAACAATATGTTGCACAAAAAGAATGGCGAATTAATTTTAGCAAAAGAAAAAGCTGAACTCGCTTCTAAAACAAAGGCCAACTTTTTATCTACAGTTACTCACGAACTCAGAACTCCATTATACGCCGTAACGGGGTTGACCACGATGTTGTTAGACGAAAATCCGAAACCTGATCAAATTCAACATTTAAAATCGCTTCAATTCTCTGGTGATTATTTACTAAACTTTATAAATGACATTCTTCAAATTAACAAAATTGAAGCCAATAAAGTAGATATAGAATATGAGATTTTCGACTTAAAAAAGAAGATTTCAGACGTTGTATCCGCCTTAAACAATTCGGCTCTAGATAATGGTGTTACCATACATTTTGAATACGACGAAGCTCTACCAATTAACTTTAAAGCCGACCAAATAAAATTATCACAAATCCTGATTAACCTAATAGGAAATTCTATTAAGTTTACTAATGATGGTGATATATGGGTTAGAGCGATTAAAGTAAATAACATTAAGGATATCTATACCATAAAATTTGAAATTGAAGACAACGGGATTGGTATTAGTGAAGAGAAACAAAAACATATGTTCGAAAGTTTCTCTCAAGGCTCGATTCAAATCAATAGAAAATATGGTGGTACTGGTTTAGGACTATCTATTGTTAAAGGTTTAATAGATATTTTAAACGGTAAAATTTATCTTAGAAGTGAACTAGGCAAAGGAACATGTTTCTATTTTGAGATTCCATTAAAACACACTACAGAGCAAGTCGCTCCTAAGAAAAACAAAGATTACTTTAAGAATATTACTGAATTAGAAATGAGTAATATTAAAATTTTAGTGGTAGAGGATAACAAGATTAACCAAATGATTACCAAGAAAATTTTAACCAAAATGAACCTAAATTGTGAGGTGGTAGACAATGGTGAAGAAGCGGTAGACTTGGTAAAAAACAATCATTACGATGTGGTTTTAATGGATATTCACATGCCTGGAATTAGTGGTATTGAAGCCACCAAAATAATAAGAACCTTCGATAGAGATCTTAATATTTTTGCTCTTACAGCTGTTACTATTGAAGATAAAATGCAAGAATTTGATGAAGCTGGTTTTAACGACATTATATCTAAACCGTTTAAACAAGAAGACTTCGAAAAGAAATTATACAAAGCCGTTATTGGTAATACAGACGAATTGACTTAA
- a CDS encoding RNA polymerase sigma factor has product MIAPIEQEIVGLLKHGDKKAITLLYENYADTLLGVISKLIPDEDLAQDVLQESFIKVWKKSKSYDPSKAKLFTWLYRISYNTAIDKIRSTSNKDSKEVQIEISNVYNITAKGLNQDVMDIKKHLKSLDSKYQIVLHALFFEGMTQQEASEELDIPLGTIKSRLKIGLRELKKIYDPE; this is encoded by the coding sequence TTGATTGCACCTATTGAACAGGAGATTGTTGGGCTATTAAAGCATGGCGATAAAAAAGCCATCACCCTACTGTATGAGAATTATGCAGACACTCTACTTGGTGTAATATCTAAATTGATTCCAGACGAAGACTTGGCGCAAGATGTACTACAGGAAAGTTTTATAAAAGTCTGGAAGAAATCTAAATCTTACGACCCTAGTAAAGCCAAGCTGTTTACATGGCTATATAGAATTTCTTATAATACGGCCATAGATAAAATACGATCCACATCTAATAAGGATAGTAAAGAAGTCCAGATTGAAATTTCTAACGTATATAATATAACAGCCAAAGGTTTAAATCAAGATGTTATGGACATCAAGAAACACCTTAAGTCGTTAGATTCAAAATATCAAATAGTACTTCATGCCCTGTTCTTTGAAGGCATGACACAACAAGAGGCTAGCGAAGAATTAGACATTCCGTTAGGCACAATAAAATCAAGATTAAAAATAGGACTTCGTGAGCTAAAAAAGATTTACGATCCTGAATAA
- a CDS encoding anti-sigma factor, whose product MNDKITTFLNSDLLEKYLIGETTSKETELVENYISKFPEVENAYNTLQHNLEIVSKYHAVEAQPSVLNNVLQTLDQENPVVQLNSKPKKHKVWFRYAIAASFVAALFACASFFFFTKNLELKKENQVVVDEIFDLRSDIEMNNQKLDNVMAQFKQLNNPETEKYVIKGNNRAKNLKTVAYINPKEKTSMIDVVSLPELPKEQCYQIWADLNGKMVNLGILDETDRQLKSIPYTENALGLNITIEPKGGNKNASLENSVAEIALKSRE is encoded by the coding sequence ATGAATGATAAAATAACTACATTTTTAAATTCTGATCTTTTAGAAAAATATCTAATAGGAGAAACAACTTCTAAGGAAACAGAATTAGTTGAAAACTACATCTCTAAATTCCCTGAGGTGGAAAACGCATACAATACATTACAGCATAATTTAGAAATTGTCTCTAAATATCATGCAGTAGAAGCACAACCTTCGGTTTTAAATAATGTACTACAGACTTTAGATCAAGAAAACCCTGTTGTACAATTAAACTCTAAGCCTAAAAAACATAAAGTTTGGTTTAGATATGCCATTGCTGCTAGTTTTGTTGCTGCATTGTTTGCGTGTGCATCATTTTTCTTCTTCACTAAAAATTTAGAGTTGAAAAAAGAAAATCAAGTTGTAGTCGATGAAATATTCGACTTACGAAGTGACATCGAAATGAACAACCAAAAGCTAGACAATGTTATGGCTCAGTTTAAGCAATTAAACAATCCTGAGACCGAAAAATACGTCATTAAAGGAAATAATAGAGCTAAAAACTTAAAAACGGTTGCTTACATTAACCCTAAAGAAAAAACATCTATGATAGATGTGGTTTCATTACCAGAATTACCAAAAGAGCAATGTTACCAAATATGGGCCGATTTAAATGGTAAAATGGTTAATCTAGGTATTTTAGATGAAACCGATAGACAATTAAAATCTATACCTTATACAGAAAATGCTCTTGGATTAAACATTACTATCGAGCCTAAAGGCGGAAATAAAAACGCTTCGTTAGAAAATTCTGTTGCAGAAATTGCTTTAAAAAGCAGAGAATAA
- the gap gene encoding type I glyceraldehyde-3-phosphate dehydrogenase: MINVAINGFGRIGRRVFRLLQEHSHINVVAINDLADAYTLSHLLKYDSIHGVSNQIITHAGNTIVVNDVKIPLLNETHPKTIDWSPYNVDFVVESTGKFKTKLELQHHINNGAKRVILSVPALEDDIKTIVLGVNDHLIDGTETIISNASCTTNNAAPMMAIINDNFGVEQAYITTIHSYTTDQSLHDQPHRDLRRARAAGQSIVPTTTGAAKALTKIFPELSDVIGGCGIRVPVANGSLTDITFNIKKTATIEDVNQAFKTASETHFKSILEYTEDPIVSIDIVGNPHSCIFDAQMTSVIGNMVKIIGWYDNETGYSSRIIDLICKLSEK, translated from the coding sequence ATGATTAATGTTGCCATAAATGGTTTTGGGCGTATTGGACGTCGTGTTTTTAGATTATTACAGGAACATTCTCATATTAACGTTGTTGCTATTAACGATTTAGCAGATGCTTACACTTTAAGTCATTTGCTTAAATACGATAGCATACACGGAGTTTCTAATCAGATTATTACTCACGCCGGAAATACAATTGTAGTTAACGATGTTAAGATTCCATTGCTTAATGAAACACATCCAAAAACAATTGATTGGAGTCCATACAACGTAGATTTTGTAGTAGAATCCACAGGTAAATTTAAAACAAAACTGGAGCTTCAGCATCATATAAATAACGGGGCAAAACGTGTAATTCTAAGTGTGCCTGCTTTAGAAGACGATATTAAAACCATAGTGCTAGGTGTAAATGACCATTTAATTGACGGTACAGAAACCATTATTTCTAATGCATCTTGCACCACTAATAATGCCGCACCTATGATGGCAATTATTAATGATAATTTTGGTGTCGAGCAAGCTTACATTACAACTATACATTCGTACACCACAGACCAATCTTTACACGATCAGCCACACCGCGATTTACGTCGTGCTCGTGCTGCAGGTCAATCTATTGTTCCTACAACTACAGGAGCAGCAAAAGCATTAACAAAAATATTCCCAGAGCTTTCGGATGTTATAGGTGGATGCGGTATTCGAGTTCCTGTTGCCAATGGCTCGCTAACAGATATTACGTTCAATATAAAAAAAACAGCTACAATAGAAGACGTTAATCAAGCTTTTAAGACGGCTTCCGAAACACATTTTAAATCTATCTTAGAATATACAGAAGACCCTATTGTTTCAATAGACATTGTGGGAAATCCTCATTCCTGCATTTTTGATGCTCAAATGACTTCGGTTATTGGAAATATGGTTAAAATTATAGGTTGGTACGATAATGAAACAGGATATTCTAGTAGAATCATAGATTTAATATGTAAGTTGTCGGAAAAATAA
- a CDS encoding Nif3-like dinuclear metal center hexameric protein, translating into MIVQDVINHLEDLAPLNYAEDFDNVGLLVGDKNEKLTGVLITLDTLESVVDEAIENNCNLIVSFHPIIFKGLKKLTGKTYVERVVLKAIKHNIAIYAIHTALDNHIQGVNAMICNQLGLVNTSILIPQKSTIKKLTTYVPRQEAEALRQALFNAGAGQIGNYSDCSFNIEGTGSFNGNTNSNPTIGHKGETHFEEETQISVTFAKHLESKILKSLFNTHSYEEVAYEIVTLENTNQHIGIGMIGEFESEMNEKQFLNYLKSKMNTACVRHSELLDKPIKKVAVLGGSGSFAIANVKHAGADAFITADLKYHDFFSAENKLILADIGHFESEQFTKNGLVALLTKKITNFAIVLSKTDTNPVKYF; encoded by the coding sequence ATGATTGTTCAAGACGTTATCAACCATCTTGAGGATTTAGCTCCTTTAAATTATGCCGAAGATTTCGATAATGTTGGACTACTTGTAGGCGATAAAAACGAAAAATTAACTGGTGTTTTAATCACTCTAGACACCTTAGAATCTGTGGTAGATGAAGCTATTGAAAACAACTGTAATCTCATTGTTAGTTTTCATCCCATTATTTTTAAAGGCTTAAAAAAACTCACAGGAAAAACCTATGTAGAACGTGTGGTTTTAAAAGCGATTAAACATAATATTGCTATTTATGCCATTCATACGGCATTAGATAATCATATACAAGGCGTAAATGCTATGATTTGCAACCAACTTGGTTTAGTTAACACATCCATTTTAATTCCGCAGAAAAGTACCATTAAAAAATTAACAACCTATGTGCCTAGACAGGAAGCAGAAGCATTACGTCAAGCTTTATTTAACGCAGGTGCTGGACAAATAGGAAATTATTCTGATTGCAGTTTTAATATTGAAGGGACCGGCTCCTTTAACGGGAATACAAATTCGAATCCTACAATTGGACACAAAGGTGAAACTCATTTTGAAGAAGAGACACAGATTTCGGTAACATTCGCCAAACATTTAGAGTCTAAAATTCTGAAATCCCTATTCAACACGCATTCTTATGAAGAAGTTGCTTACGAAATTGTCACATTAGAAAACACAAATCAACATATTGGTATTGGGATGATAGGTGAATTTGAATCTGAAATGAATGAAAAACAATTCCTAAACTATCTAAAATCGAAAATGAATACCGCTTGTGTTAGACATAGTGAATTATTAGATAAACCCATAAAAAAAGTTGCCGTTTTAGGAGGTTCGGGAAGTTTCGCTATTGCAAATGTTAAACATGCTGGAGCTGATGCTTTTATAACAGCAGACTTAAAGTATCATGACTTTTTCTCTGCAGAAAACAAACTAATTTTAGCCGATATTGGGCATTTTGAAAGTGAACAGTTTACAAAAAATGGTTTAGTAGCGCTTCTTACAAAAAAAATCACTAATTTTGCAATCGTTTTATCAAAGACCGATACAAACCCTGTTAAGTATTTTTAA
- a CDS encoding RNA polymerase sigma factor — MEIEHAIKRAKQNDQKAFNYLLHTYWEDVYGFQLKRIGNENDAEDITIQTFSKAFDKIETYNDDYVFKTWLITISKNIHIDLLRKEKSSISRQISKEDEYAINQVLDESPSAEDKIITDQNLAKLLRDIKRLKPHYQVVINLRYFQELTYKEISVELSEPINNVKVKLLRAKKLLAEIIQNE, encoded by the coding sequence TTGGAAATAGAACACGCCATAAAAAGAGCGAAACAAAACGATCAAAAAGCGTTTAACTATCTCCTTCACACCTATTGGGAAGACGTTTATGGATTTCAGCTAAAACGTATCGGAAACGAGAATGATGCAGAAGATATTACCATACAAACATTTTCTAAAGCTTTTGATAAAATTGAGACTTACAACGACGATTATGTTTTTAAAACATGGTTAATTACAATTTCTAAAAATATTCATATTGATTTACTTCGGAAGGAAAAAAGTTCGATTTCTAGACAAATTTCTAAAGAAGATGAATACGCTATAAATCAAGTTTTAGATGAATCGCCTTCTGCTGAAGACAAAATTATTACCGATCAAAATTTAGCTAAACTTCTAAGAGACATAAAACGATTAAAGCCTCATTATCAAGTAGTGATTAATCTTCGTTATTTTCAGGAGTTAACTTATAAAGAAATTTCTGTAGAACTTAGCGAACCTATCAATAACGTAAAAGTAAAATTACTCCGTGCTAAAAAACTACTTGCCGAAATTATTCAAAATGAATAA